From Streptomyces sp. TLI_053, a single genomic window includes:
- a CDS encoding DUF397 domain-containing protein yields MRKLNWQKSSFSGDAAECVEIASDGELIRVRESDEPAITITTTKAKLTAWLQAAKAGEFDHLTH; encoded by the coding sequence ATGCGGAAGCTCAACTGGCAGAAGTCAAGTTTCAGCGGAGACGCCGCCGAGTGCGTCGAGATCGCGTCTGACGGCGAACTCATCCGCGTCCGCGAATCCGACGAACCCGCCATAACCATCACCACCACCAAGGCCAAGCTCACCGCCTGGCTCCAAGCTGCCAAGGCCGGCGAGTTCGACCACCTCACCCACTGA
- the fxsT gene encoding FxSxx-COOH system tetratricopeptide repeat protein has product MSVEHAALADHGSAALATPGTGTVVTFYSFKGGTGRTMALANLGWILASQGLRVLVVDWDLEAPGLHRYYHPLLVDPELHGTDGLIDMLRAYVDEALPGPDRRGPGPDPREWLSAPGRLEQYLCGLALDLPDGGKLDLMPAGRQNAAYSAAVTSFNWRSFYTRADIRGAEFLYALREQWTGNYDYVLIDSRTGVSDTSGICTVLMPDTVVDCFTLGAQSIRGGVDAARAIVDADEREIRVLPVPMRVEDAERAGLAAGRDLAHDAFDPYLERWLSPERRAGYWRDVEVPYKPFYAYEEVPATIVDRPQQGRSLLAAFERLAAWLTDGRVSALRPLPDLARRRLYAAYLRTGRTRSRQVHVSYAPKDRVWAEWISETLRGFGYLVSLHSAAVPLDPGPVHAAALPETAGPLDGDGRLLALLTPEYTALPRAREIWRRLTGQAPVGDSGGLLAVRIGGAEGMEPPQFAGHRALDLALGSAEQAEAQLFELIGPAPGAGRWMETAGTGETTVPHPARFPDGRPPVQELPPRLPTFTGRMRLLEAVRDGFTADSDAAPVQVLYGIGGVGKSQAAIEYAHRFAAGYDVLWWVPAQQPAVIPQKLAELAPGLGLETDGDVTRTARAVLDALASGRPYHRWLLLFDNAEDPELLDPWLPAAGPGGHVLVTSRDRRWARRPGRTEVEVFDRAESVELVRHFNSGVERADAERIAELLGDLPLAVGQAAAWLQETPMPAATYADLLDETLTDILDRSVRGTPVAVAAEEEADDGGGPAGRGAAAEGLNATATAATWRIAGSDLRRINAPAARLLEVCGFLGPEAIPIPILYSPPVIEAIGLPPGTSDHRLEVGEILRTCNQFNLARYDHTAGTLVVHRIVQALLREQVGEADRARVRGAAHRALALADPGDPDTPHQWPRYAELLPHLWPSGAADSTDPAVRQWIVNSVRYLWRRSLHDAGRELAEGVLARWREAGPQGTEADVKVQLLRVQLGNIQRSLGLVREAYETDRDAFDRLTELVGRDHPDTFPAATSLGGDLRHLGRYQEARELDEVTLAAARRVLGSDHRRTLMVENNLAVSIMLVGDLGEALARHEVLYHRKLELFGRRSPFTVLDGLLRGHLLREVGRPAEALSRLDKTVRRSRDVFGEHHDETLLARRYRSATLRRLGRLPEALVEAEDVHRQLYGRYGLDHPGTAGVAGTLAAVLGALGDGGQAVVLADESYRYHRDHLGEGHPMERLAAGNLAVALRRAGRSEEARSMAGEVADDLLRLLGDRHPWVAVARFNRANDSAREGAYGEAVTLTTAAVRTLGGRLGQDHPDTLAASANLALALTALGDPEGAVLGARTLSRARAVPYLGENHPLTESIRVKEWLDTSIELPPA; this is encoded by the coding sequence TCGACCCCGAACTCCACGGCACCGACGGGCTGATCGACATGCTCCGGGCCTACGTCGACGAGGCGCTGCCCGGACCGGACCGCCGCGGCCCGGGCCCCGACCCCCGGGAATGGCTGTCCGCGCCCGGCCGGCTCGAGCAGTACCTGTGCGGCCTGGCCCTCGACCTCCCCGACGGCGGCAAGCTCGACCTGATGCCCGCCGGCCGGCAGAACGCCGCCTACTCGGCCGCCGTCACCAGCTTCAACTGGCGCAGCTTCTACACCCGCGCCGACATCCGCGGCGCCGAGTTCCTGTACGCGCTGCGCGAGCAGTGGACCGGCAACTACGACTACGTGCTGATCGACAGCCGGACCGGGGTCAGCGACACCTCGGGCATCTGCACCGTGCTGATGCCCGACACCGTCGTCGACTGCTTCACCCTCGGCGCCCAGAGCATCCGCGGCGGCGTCGACGCGGCCCGCGCCATCGTCGACGCCGACGAGCGCGAGATCCGGGTGCTGCCCGTCCCGATGCGGGTCGAGGACGCCGAACGGGCCGGACTCGCCGCCGGGCGCGACCTCGCCCACGACGCCTTCGACCCCTACCTCGAGCGCTGGCTGAGCCCCGAACGACGGGCGGGGTACTGGCGCGACGTCGAGGTGCCGTACAAGCCGTTCTACGCCTACGAGGAGGTGCCGGCCACCATCGTCGACCGGCCGCAGCAGGGCCGCAGCCTGCTCGCCGCCTTCGAACGGCTGGCCGCCTGGCTCACCGACGGCCGGGTCAGCGCCCTGCGCCCGCTGCCCGACCTGGCCCGGCGCCGCCTCTACGCCGCCTACCTGCGCACCGGCCGCACCCGCTCCCGCCAGGTGCACGTGAGCTACGCCCCCAAGGACCGGGTGTGGGCCGAGTGGATCTCCGAGACCCTGCGCGGCTTCGGCTACCTGGTCAGCCTGCACAGCGCCGCCGTCCCGCTCGACCCGGGACCGGTGCACGCCGCCGCGCTGCCCGAGACCGCCGGACCGCTGGACGGCGACGGCCGGCTGCTCGCCCTGCTCACCCCCGAGTACACCGCCCTGCCGCGCGCCCGGGAGATCTGGCGCCGGCTCACCGGCCAGGCGCCGGTCGGCGACTCCGGCGGCCTGCTCGCGGTGCGGATCGGCGGGGCGGAGGGCATGGAGCCGCCGCAGTTCGCCGGACACCGGGCGCTGGACCTCGCGCTCGGCTCGGCGGAGCAGGCCGAGGCCCAGCTGTTCGAGCTGATCGGACCCGCACCCGGCGCCGGACGCTGGATGGAGACCGCCGGGACCGGCGAGACCACCGTGCCGCACCCGGCCCGGTTCCCGGACGGCCGCCCCCCGGTGCAGGAACTGCCGCCCCGGCTGCCGACCTTCACCGGCCGGATGCGCCTGCTGGAGGCCGTCCGCGACGGCTTCACCGCGGACAGCGACGCCGCGCCCGTCCAGGTGCTCTACGGCATCGGCGGGGTCGGCAAGTCCCAGGCCGCGATCGAGTACGCGCACCGCTTCGCGGCCGGCTACGACGTGCTGTGGTGGGTCCCGGCCCAGCAGCCCGCGGTGATCCCGCAGAAGCTCGCCGAACTCGCCCCCGGCCTCGGCCTGGAGACCGACGGCGACGTCACCAGGACGGCCCGCGCCGTCCTCGACGCGCTCGCCAGCGGCCGGCCGTACCACCGCTGGCTGCTGCTCTTCGACAACGCCGAGGACCCGGAGCTGCTGGACCCCTGGCTGCCCGCCGCCGGCCCGGGCGGCCACGTCCTGGTCACCTCCCGGGACCGGCGCTGGGCCCGCCGCCCGGGCCGCACCGAGGTCGAGGTGTTCGACCGGGCCGAGAGCGTCGAACTCGTCCGGCACTTCAACAGCGGGGTGGAGCGAGCCGACGCCGAACGGATCGCCGAGCTCCTCGGCGACCTGCCGCTCGCCGTCGGCCAGGCCGCCGCCTGGCTGCAGGAGACGCCGATGCCGGCCGCGACGTACGCGGACCTGCTGGACGAGACGCTGACCGACATCCTCGACCGCTCGGTGCGGGGGACGCCGGTGGCGGTGGCGGCGGAGGAGGAGGCCGACGACGGGGGCGGCCCGGCGGGACGCGGTGCTGCCGCGGAGGGCCTCAATGCCACCGCCACGGCAGCCACCTGGCGGATCGCCGGGTCCGACCTGCGGAGGATCAACGCTCCCGCCGCCCGTCTGCTCGAAGTCTGCGGCTTCCTCGGCCCCGAGGCCATCCCGATCCCCATCCTGTACAGCCCACCGGTGATCGAGGCGATCGGGCTCCCTCCGGGCACCTCCGACCACCGGCTCGAGGTCGGCGAGATCCTGCGCACCTGCAACCAGTTCAACCTGGCCCGCTACGACCACACGGCCGGGACGCTGGTGGTGCACCGGATCGTCCAGGCCCTGCTGCGCGAGCAGGTCGGCGAGGCCGACCGCGCACGGGTCCGCGGCGCCGCCCACCGCGCCCTCGCCCTCGCCGACCCCGGCGATCCGGACACCCCGCACCAGTGGCCCCGGTACGCCGAACTCCTGCCCCATCTGTGGCCCTCGGGAGCAGCCGATTCCACCGACCCGGCGGTCCGGCAGTGGATCGTCAACTCGGTCCGCTACCTGTGGCGGCGCAGCCTCCACGACGCCGGGCGCGAGCTGGCAGAAGGCGTGCTCGCCCGGTGGCGGGAGGCCGGACCGCAGGGCACCGAGGCGGACGTCAAGGTCCAGCTGCTGCGCGTCCAGCTCGGCAACATCCAGCGCAGCCTGGGCCTGGTCCGGGAGGCGTACGAGACGGACCGGGACGCCTTCGACCGGCTGACGGAGCTGGTCGGGCGGGACCACCCGGACACCTTTCCGGCGGCCACCAGCCTCGGCGGGGACCTCCGGCACCTGGGTCGCTACCAGGAGGCCCGGGAACTCGACGAAGTCACCTTGGCCGCCGCCCGTCGGGTGCTCGGATCCGACCACCGTCGCACCCTGATGGTCGAGAACAACCTCGCGGTCTCCATCATGCTGGTCGGGGACCTCGGCGAGGCGCTGGCGAGGCACGAGGTGCTCTACCACCGGAAGCTGGAGCTGTTCGGCAGGCGCAGCCCGTTCACGGTCCTCGACGGGCTCCTCCGCGGGCACCTGCTCCGCGAGGTGGGGCGGCCCGCCGAGGCCCTGTCGCGACTGGACAAGACGGTGCGCCGGAGCCGGGACGTGTTCGGCGAGCACCACGACGAGACCCTGCTCGCCCGGCGCTACCGCAGCGCCACCCTGCGTCGGCTGGGCAGGCTCCCGGAGGCCCTGGTCGAGGCGGAGGACGTCCACCGGCAGTTGTACGGGCGCTACGGGCTCGATCATCCCGGCACCGCCGGTGTGGCCGGGACCCTCGCGGCGGTCCTCGGTGCGCTCGGGGACGGCGGCCAGGCCGTCGTGCTCGCCGACGAGTCGTACCGGTACCACCGCGACCACCTCGGCGAGGGCCACCCCATGGAGCGTCTGGCGGCAGGCAACCTGGCCGTGGCGCTCCGGCGGGCCGGCCGGTCGGAGGAAGCCCGGTCGATGGCCGGCGAGGTGGCGGACGACCTGCTCAGACTGCTCGGCGACCGCCACCCGTGGGTTGCGGTCGCCCGGTTCAACCGGGCGAACGACTCGGCTCGTGAGGGGGCGTACGGCGAAGCGGTGACGCTCACCACGGCGGCCGTGCGCACCCTGGGCGGGCGACTCGGTCAGGACCACCCCGACACCCTGGCCGCCTCCGCGAACCTCGCCCTGGCGCTCACCGCGCTCGGCGACCCCGAAGGGGCGGTGCTGGGCGCGCGGACCCTCTCCCGGGCCCGCGCCGTGCCGTACCTCGGCGAGAACCACCCGCTCACCGAGTCGATCCGGGTGAAGGAGTGGCTGGACACGTCGATCGAACTGCCGCCGGCGTAG
- a CDS encoding FxsB family cyclophane-forming radical SAM/SPASM peptide maturase, protein MTFPPPPITQFVLKVHSRCDLACDHCYVYEHADTGWRSRPRAVPEAVLARVAERIGEHAAGHGLTAVRVVLHGGEPLLAGPEVFRRAAGLLRAALPEVCELDLRVHTNGVRLDAAYCELFDELGIRVGISLDGDRAANDRHRRFADGRSSHPQVLRAVGLLRERRFRHLYSGLLCTVDVANDPVAVYRALAGLEPPAVDFLLPHATWDRPPERPDGLGPTPYADWLLTVHGHWEADGRPFAVRTFDSVHRTLSGLPGLSEALGLEPVDLVVLETDGTYEQADSLKTAYDGAPATGMDVFRHAVDEVAGHPGMAARQSGLEGLSATCQVCPVVRSCGGGLYAHRYREGSFDHPSVYCADLKALIDGLAARAGAVRRPAAPTVDLAGPGLSDEQIDELSLGLGGPETVRALARSQLALTRTMLAAVHGSSGVARSEAWELLADLDCSEPAAVDAVFSHPYVRAWAARRLSGDPAAGLGTLAELAAAAAVRAGRGDTVAVPVRDGVLHLPTLGRLVLGRGVREASVTGGRAGWTARTEGGAVAGPGDARWQPLRRVGRGIALEDVDPQRGVHRWPVEERLAGAEYRRWAGDFREAADLLDRDLPEYAAGLWEGLTTVTPLQRRSDGHDVSSAARQAFGAVAIARPRGAETLALLLVHEFQHVKLGAVLDREELYDRGDTRLFEAFGLTPRPIGSLFQAVYAHLAVTAFWGTRAQDTEPARSRFVHWRTLTDEAVDLLADSGALTPLGKRFADGARASVDPWLRSIEG, encoded by the coding sequence ATGACGTTTCCTCCGCCGCCGATCACGCAGTTCGTCCTCAAGGTCCACAGCCGGTGCGACCTCGCCTGCGACCACTGCTACGTGTACGAGCACGCCGACACCGGCTGGCGGTCCAGACCGCGTGCCGTCCCGGAGGCCGTGCTGGCGCGGGTCGCGGAGCGGATCGGGGAGCACGCGGCCGGGCACGGGCTGACCGCCGTCCGGGTCGTCCTGCACGGCGGTGAGCCGCTGCTGGCCGGGCCGGAGGTGTTCCGGCGGGCGGCCGGGCTGCTGCGGGCGGCGCTGCCCGAGGTGTGCGAACTCGACCTGAGGGTGCACACCAACGGCGTCCGGCTGGACGCGGCCTACTGCGAGCTGTTCGACGAACTCGGCATCCGGGTCGGCATCTCGCTGGACGGGGACCGGGCCGCCAACGACCGGCACCGCCGGTTCGCGGACGGCAGGTCGAGCCATCCGCAGGTGCTGCGGGCGGTCGGGCTGCTGCGCGAACGGCGGTTCCGGCACCTGTACTCGGGGCTGCTCTGCACCGTCGACGTGGCGAACGACCCGGTGGCCGTGTACCGGGCGCTGGCCGGACTGGAGCCCCCGGCCGTCGACTTCCTGCTCCCGCACGCCACCTGGGACCGGCCGCCGGAACGCCCGGACGGGCTCGGCCCGACGCCCTACGCGGACTGGCTGCTGACCGTGCACGGGCACTGGGAGGCGGACGGCCGTCCGTTCGCCGTCCGGACCTTCGACTCGGTGCACCGGACACTGTCGGGGCTGCCGGGCCTGAGCGAGGCGCTCGGGCTGGAGCCGGTGGACCTGGTGGTGCTGGAGACGGACGGTACGTACGAGCAGGCGGACAGCCTGAAGACCGCGTACGACGGTGCGCCCGCGACCGGGATGGACGTGTTCCGGCATGCGGTGGACGAGGTCGCCGGGCATCCGGGCATGGCGGCGCGGCAGTCGGGTCTGGAGGGGTTGAGTGCTACCTGCCAGGTCTGTCCGGTGGTGCGCTCCTGCGGGGGCGGGCTGTACGCGCACCGGTATCGGGAGGGTTCGTTCGACCACCCTTCGGTGTACTGCGCGGACCTGAAAGCGCTGATCGACGGGCTGGCGGCCCGGGCGGGGGCCGTGCGGCGGCCCGCCGCACCGACAGTCGACCTGGCCGGCCCGGGGCTCTCGGACGAGCAGATCGACGAACTGTCGCTCGGCTTGGGCGGCCCGGAGACCGTCCGTGCGCTGGCCCGGTCCCAACTCGCCCTCACCCGAACGATGCTGGCGGCGGTGCACGGCTCCTCGGGGGTGGCGCGCTCGGAGGCGTGGGAGCTGCTGGCCGACCTCGATTGCTCTGAACCGGCCGCCGTGGACGCGGTGTTCTCCCACCCGTACGTCCGGGCGTGGGCGGCGCGGCGGTTGAGCGGCGACCCGGCGGCGGGGCTCGGCACCCTGGCCGAGCTGGCGGCGGCCGCGGCGGTGCGGGCGGGGCGGGGGGACACGGTGGCGGTGCCGGTCCGGGACGGGGTGCTGCACCTGCCGACGCTGGGGCGGCTGGTGCTGGGCAGGGGCGTGCGGGAGGCGTCGGTGACCGGCGGGCGGGCCGGCTGGACGGCGCGCACCGAGGGCGGTGCGGTCGCCGGTCCGGGTGACGCGCGTTGGCAGCCGCTCCGGAGAGTCGGGAGGGGGATCGCGCTGGAGGACGTGGACCCGCAGCGGGGGGTGCACCGGTGGCCGGTGGAGGAGCGGTTGGCCGGTGCCGAGTACCGGCGCTGGGCCGGCGACTTCCGGGAGGCGGCGGACCTGCTGGACCGCGATCTGCCCGAGTACGCGGCCGGCCTGTGGGAGGGACTGACCACCGTCACACCGTTGCAGCGGAGATCTGACGGCCACGACGTCAGCTCGGCCGCCCGCCAGGCCTTCGGCGCGGTCGCGATCGCGCGGCCGCGCGGAGCGGAGACGCTGGCGTTGTTGTTGGTGCACGAGTTCCAGCACGTGAAGCTGGGCGCGGTACTGGACCGGGAGGAGTTGTACGACCGGGGCGACACCAGGTTGTTCGAGGCGTTCGGGCTGACGCCGAGACCGATCGGCTCCCTCTTCCAGGCCGTCTACGCCCACCTGGCCGTCACGGCGTTCTGGGGCACCCGAGCGCAGGACACCGAGCCGGCCCGCTCCCGGTTCGTCCACTGGCGGACCCTGACGGACGAGGCTGTGGATTTGCTGGCCGACAGCGGAGCGCTGACCCCGCTGGGAAAGCGCTTCGCCGACGGCGCGAGGGCGTCGGTGGATCCCTGGCTGCGGTCCATCGAGGGCTGA
- a CDS encoding helix-turn-helix transcriptional regulator: MGFRTDISERQRRFGDELRRLRNAAGLSAAEIGEALGMKGPAVSHTEAGRLGLNLERLALWLDTCGVNDAEYREGLIAMCQSNGKGWWTEYRPHVVPEALDLAEFEASATAFINYQTHLIPGFLQTKAYIEVIHEYAEKKVEFRLRRQQMITAENAQPFHAVIHEAALHMMYGGPAVMREQLNHLIEMAHLPHVTIQILPFDSTVYASTDTAFLLMHGAHARLDTILLENPHGPTFVGDPEGVAAFRRKFDRLKGMALPPLNASVSGPSPAFRDSWGMIQHVRYKLLGR, translated from the coding sequence GTGGGATTCAGGACCGACATCAGCGAACGGCAGCGCCGATTCGGCGATGAGCTCAGACGTCTCCGAAACGCCGCAGGACTGTCCGCCGCCGAGATCGGCGAGGCTCTCGGGATGAAGGGTCCGGCAGTCAGCCACACCGAAGCCGGCAGGCTCGGCCTCAACCTTGAGCGACTCGCGCTCTGGCTCGACACCTGCGGCGTCAACGACGCCGAGTACCGGGAGGGCCTCATCGCCATGTGTCAGAGCAACGGGAAGGGCTGGTGGACCGAGTACCGGCCTCATGTGGTGCCGGAGGCTCTCGACCTGGCCGAGTTCGAGGCATCAGCGACCGCGTTCATCAACTATCAGACGCACCTGATCCCCGGCTTCCTCCAGACCAAGGCGTACATCGAAGTGATCCACGAATACGCCGAGAAGAAGGTCGAATTCCGGCTCCGACGTCAGCAGATGATTACAGCGGAGAACGCCCAGCCCTTCCACGCGGTCATCCATGAAGCGGCCCTGCACATGATGTACGGCGGACCGGCTGTCATGCGAGAGCAGCTGAACCACCTGATCGAGATGGCACACCTACCTCATGTGACAATCCAGATCCTTCCGTTCGACTCCACGGTCTACGCCTCGACCGACACGGCATTCCTGTTGATGCACGGCGCACACGCCCGCTTGGACACCATCCTGCTGGAAAACCCGCACGGCCCGACGTTCGTGGGAGACCCTGAGGGGGTGGCCGCGTTTCGACGGAAGTTCGACCGGCTCAAGGGCATGGCGCTCCCTCCGCTGAATGCCAGTGTGTCCGGGCCCTCTCCCGCCTTTCGCGACTCGTGGGGCATGATCCAGCACGTCCGTTACAAACTCCTGGGGAGGTAG